One Desulfobulbus oligotrophicus DNA segment encodes these proteins:
- a CDS encoding glycosyltransferase — protein MSNRPLEKNTENTSPTVSVVITCYNYGHYLDGCMQSVLQQTYTDYEILLIDDGSTDDTAEVVQKYNHLENFHYIFQENGGQARAKNRGIESARGEFIAFLDADDLWHQDKLAEQIPLFADPGVGVVYSRAQLMDANGEKMEVGDAGEYLRPRSGRVVEWLLFDNFVWFSSSVVRATCLQQFGGFDESLAMGIDWDLWMRLSLHCDFAYVDRPLLLYRVGHPGQMSKNADGRRACADRILDGFIDAHKERLHPRAVRQAQAYADCNRGYHYIDTDRWRSLRFFARSVCMHPWSLEPYKGLFHWLFRF, from the coding sequence ATGAGCAACAGACCCTTGGAAAAGAACACCGAAAACACATCGCCGACAGTCAGCGTGGTGATTACCTGCTACAACTACGGTCACTATCTGGATGGGTGTATGCAGTCAGTGCTGCAGCAGACCTATACAGACTATGAAATACTGCTTATTGACGATGGTTCAACAGATGATACTGCCGAGGTTGTGCAGAAGTACAACCATCTGGAGAACTTTCACTACATCTTTCAGGAGAACGGCGGGCAGGCCAGGGCAAAAAATCGTGGTATAGAGTCGGCCAGGGGTGAGTTTATAGCCTTTCTCGATGCCGACGATCTGTGGCATCAGGACAAGCTGGCCGAACAGATACCTCTGTTTGCCGACCCCGGGGTAGGGGTGGTGTACAGCCGGGCTCAACTGATGGATGCCAACGGTGAAAAGATGGAAGTGGGGGATGCCGGCGAGTATCTTCGCCCTCGATCCGGCCGAGTGGTGGAGTGGCTGCTCTTTGATAACTTTGTCTGGTTTTCCTCCTCTGTGGTCCGGGCCACCTGTTTGCAGCAGTTCGGCGGATTTGATGAGAGTCTGGCCATGGGGATTGACTGGGACCTGTGGATGCGTTTATCGCTGCACTGCGACTTTGCCTATGTTGATCGTCCCCTGCTGCTGTATCGGGTCGGACACCCTGGGCAGATGTCGAAAAATGCTGACGGCCGCCGGGCCTGTGCAGACCGGATTCTTGACGGTTTTATCGATGCCCATAAAGAGCGTCTTCACCCCAGGGCAGTACGGCAGGCCCAGGCCTATGCAGACTGTAATCGGGGGTATCATTATATCGACACCGACCGCTGGCGTTCGCTTCGTTTTTTTGCCCGATCTGTTTGCATGCACCCATGGTCTCTGGAGCCGTACAAGGGGCTGTTCCACTGGCTCTTCAGGTTTTGA
- a CDS encoding glycosyltransferase family 2 protein, with amino-acid sequence MQTHPLVSVVIPAYNAEELIAETLESVLAQTYPHVEIVVVDDGSTDRTATVVQEFGELVRYQYQANSGGCAVPRNTGIKLCTGKYLCFLDADDLMTPNRLADQVAFMERHPRVGLVFCDYINFNAAGRYPTTHFQTCPRLWPQLEEQQELVIEQGCALLLEENFGCAGTLLMRATMLEKEPGFEPGLKACEDFHFYFRLARHSPVGIVNSVGLLRRFHDRNMSSSSFIMQAEGARSCAMLLVSEQNPAFRQQLAATVAGYLTGLAYWYADHGRFWKALQTDGRALVRDRRWPTIRQVGRNVVRTLSMAIGLHRPKQ; translated from the coding sequence ATGCAGACCCATCCCCTTGTCTCTGTTGTTATCCCCGCCTACAATGCCGAAGAGTTGATAGCTGAAACCCTGGAGAGCGTCCTTGCGCAAACCTATCCGCATGTGGAGATTGTTGTTGTTGATGACGGTTCAACAGACCGAACGGCTACAGTTGTCCAGGAGTTTGGTGAACTGGTGCGCTACCAGTATCAGGCCAACAGTGGTGGTTGTGCTGTGCCAAGAAATACAGGGATAAAACTGTGTACCGGTAAGTATCTCTGTTTTCTGGATGCTGATGACCTGATGACGCCCAATCGGCTGGCTGATCAGGTGGCCTTTATGGAACGCCACCCCCGGGTCGGGCTTGTCTTTTGCGACTATATCAACTTTAATGCTGCAGGCAGGTACCCGACAACGCACTTCCAGACCTGTCCTCGCCTTTGGCCGCAATTAGAGGAGCAGCAGGAACTGGTCATTGAACAGGGATGTGCCCTTCTCCTTGAAGAGAACTTCGGCTGTGCCGGTACCCTGCTCATGCGTGCCACCATGCTGGAGAAAGAACCCGGCTTTGAGCCGGGCCTGAAGGCCTGTGAAGACTTTCATTTCTACTTTCGGCTGGCCCGTCATTCGCCGGTGGGCATTGTCAACAGTGTGGGCCTGCTCCGACGGTTCCATGACCGAAACATGAGCAGCAGCTCGTTTATCATGCAGGCTGAAGGAGCACGTAGTTGCGCCATGCTGCTTGTCAGTGAGCAGAATCCGGCTTTCCGTCAACAGCTTGCTGCCACGGTTGCAGGTTATCTGACCGGGTTGGCCTACTGGTACGCGGACCATGGCCGGTTCTGGAAAGCGCTGCAGACCGATGGCCGAGCCCTTGTGCGCGATCGGCGGTGGCCTACCATCCGACAGGTGGGACGGAATGTTGTCCGCACCCTGAGTATGGCCATTGGCCTGCACAGACCAAAGCAATAG
- a CDS encoding ABC transporter ATP-binding protein, with the protein MNILIRKIFAILTKRERYFIYFLFVCMVALAVVEMAGIASIMPFMAVVASPGIIEENRWLHWTYEFLRFNSRESFLFFLGILVLGMLVFSNLFKAFSTWVTLRFDNELYYTLGRRLLAQYIAQPYVFFVNRNTSEMGKNVLEEARRVIVGVISPCIQVCSSLLISLFIFTLLFAVNYTIALSIIAVLGSSYTLIFLVVRRYLARIGEEQVFSNAMKFKAVGEVLSGIKDLKILGRTGEFLNRYGFHAQRHARHNASAGTISQMPRYALEIISFGGILLIILFFLKSEQNFHHIVPLLALYAFAGYRLLPALQQVFSSVTTLRFNLAALDVVYQDLAGATRDQQGEETDKEMPEVTALPFTRQIELQQVRYYYPDTTKPALHDVDLIIPANTTIGFVGPTGSGKTTLVDLILGLLTVHSGEFLVDGVAVQGENVARWQRNLGYVPQQIFLSDDTITRNIAFGIPDKDIDMEAVQWAARIANLDAYITNELPLQYDTVIGDRGVRLSGGQRQRIGIARALYRDPKVLILDEATSALDGVTEEAVMDALRTLSRKKTIIMIAHRLTTVQSCDVIYLLEQGKIIDHGTFDELRASSEWFRHAAKQ; encoded by the coding sequence GTGAACATCCTCATCAGAAAGATTTTTGCCATACTGACAAAAAGAGAACGGTATTTTATCTACTTTCTTTTTGTGTGCATGGTTGCCCTGGCCGTGGTTGAGATGGCCGGTATTGCCTCGATCATGCCCTTCATGGCTGTTGTTGCCAGCCCTGGTATCATTGAAGAGAACCGGTGGCTGCATTGGACCTATGAGTTCCTTCGTTTTAACAGCCGGGAAAGTTTTCTGTTTTTTCTCGGTATCCTTGTTCTTGGCATGCTGGTGTTCAGTAACCTGTTCAAAGCCTTCTCCACCTGGGTAACGCTTCGTTTTGACAATGAACTCTACTATACCCTGGGTAGACGGCTGCTGGCCCAGTACATTGCCCAGCCATACGTGTTCTTTGTTAACCGCAACACCTCGGAGATGGGGAAGAATGTGCTGGAAGAGGCCAGAAGGGTTATTGTCGGCGTGATCAGTCCGTGCATCCAGGTCTGTTCAAGTCTCTTGATCAGTCTGTTTATCTTCACGCTCCTTTTTGCGGTTAACTACACCATTGCCCTCAGTATTATCGCTGTTTTAGGCTCTTCCTATACCCTGATCTTTTTAGTGGTGCGGCGCTACCTGGCCCGGATAGGTGAAGAGCAGGTGTTTTCCAATGCCATGAAGTTCAAGGCGGTCGGCGAGGTGCTCAGCGGCATCAAGGATCTGAAAATTCTTGGGCGTACCGGCGAATTTTTGAACCGATACGGGTTTCACGCCCAGCGCCATGCCCGGCACAATGCCAGTGCCGGCACGATTTCGCAGATGCCCAGGTATGCCCTGGAGATTATCTCTTTTGGCGGTATCCTGCTCATTATCCTGTTCTTTTTAAAATCCGAACAGAACTTTCATCATATTGTGCCCTTGCTGGCGCTGTACGCCTTTGCCGGGTATCGGTTACTGCCGGCCCTGCAACAGGTCTTCTCCAGTGTAACCACACTTCGCTTCAACCTTGCTGCCCTGGATGTGGTCTATCAGGATCTGGCCGGGGCAACCCGGGACCAGCAGGGAGAGGAAACAGACAAGGAGATGCCCGAGGTGACGGCCCTGCCGTTTACCCGGCAGATCGAGTTGCAGCAGGTGCGGTACTACTATCCGGACACCACAAAGCCGGCGTTGCATGATGTGGATCTGATTATCCCGGCAAATACCACCATTGGTTTTGTCGGGCCAACCGGATCGGGGAAGACCACGCTGGTTGACCTTATCCTGGGGTTGCTGACCGTGCACTCAGGCGAGTTTTTGGTGGATGGGGTTGCTGTGCAGGGAGAAAATGTGGCGAGATGGCAACGGAACCTGGGCTATGTACCGCAGCAGATCTTTTTAAGTGACGACACTATTACCCGTAACATCGCCTTTGGTATCCCGGACAAGGACATCGATATGGAGGCGGTTCAATGGGCGGCCCGTATTGCCAACCTGGATGCGTATATCACCAACGAGTTACCACTCCAATACGACACAGTTATTGGTGATCGCGGCGTGCGTTTAAGCGGTGGCCAGCGGCAACGCATCGGTATTGCCCGGGCACTGTACCGGGACCCGAAGGTGCTGATTCTTGATGAGGCCACCAGTGCCCTGGACGGGGTGACCGAGGAGGCGGTTATGGATGCCCTGCGTACCCTTTCCCGCAAAAAGACGATTATCATGATCGCCCACCGTCTGACCACGGTGCAGTCCTGCGATGTTATCTATCTTCTGGAGCAGGGTAAAATTATTGATCATGGCACCTTTGATGAGTTGCGAGCTTCTTCCGAATGGTTTCGCCATGCTGCAAAGCAGTGA
- the asnB gene encoding asparagine synthase (glutamine-hydrolyzing), with product MGGISCSYLRQEPIQPAGRHSEEMAMAREMVQALRQRGPEAQRTTVFGHVIFGHARFNNTGFNGGDQPICNEDQSVAVVCDGEIYNHRELRRELIGKGHTFQTDTDIEVIVHLYEEMGGELFSRLNGMFALVLHDRKKNIVLVGRDRLGEKPLVYWQSAEKMLFASELKVLLLHPDIPRKLNDDALALYFNSLYVPAPHTIVADVHELLPAHYLLITGETLTPVQYWQPELAVNWNMHEQEAIESFLSLFEQAVAARIGTNEQLGVFLSGGIDSSAVTAFASQYHRGRLQSFCVGMRDGADERPFARTVADLYQTDHQEVCVTDRVEDVVVKVCAYFDEPFGDSSAIPTYLAAREAGRHVRAVLTGDGADELFAGYNYYFDQRYLFNSRVVSKVVRETDTFCMQKLGRTCADRLYSRKGHDRSWSNWYGMRSMLDDETVAALLGRPFTAPSTFFSTSGWLNFHDQDPLTVAFSHDLQFFLPGDLLKKVDMASKKASLQCRNPFLDHRLVEFAMTIPPHLKLRNRETKYLLKQALQAYLPSEVLFRQKQGFGAPVETWLKNQLRELVQDSLAKGCRAEQYLDRTAMDDLLVRFYEQGATDYRLCFGLWMLLMFELWLVNHWHTV from the coding sequence ATGGGTGGTATCAGCTGCAGCTATTTGAGACAAGAGCCGATTCAACCTGCAGGCCGACACAGTGAAGAGATGGCCATGGCCCGCGAAATGGTGCAGGCTCTTCGTCAACGCGGGCCGGAAGCGCAGCGGACAACTGTTTTTGGGCATGTGATTTTCGGGCACGCCAGGTTCAACAACACCGGCTTTAATGGTGGTGATCAACCGATCTGTAATGAAGACCAGAGTGTTGCAGTGGTGTGTGATGGTGAAATCTACAACCACAGGGAACTGCGCCGTGAGTTGATCGGCAAAGGACACACCTTTCAGACAGACACCGACATAGAGGTGATTGTCCACCTCTATGAAGAGATGGGCGGAGAGCTCTTCTCGCGGTTGAATGGCATGTTTGCCCTGGTGCTGCACGATCGGAAAAAGAACATTGTGCTTGTCGGGCGGGACCGTCTCGGTGAAAAACCGCTTGTCTACTGGCAGTCTGCAGAGAAGATGCTGTTTGCGTCGGAATTGAAAGTGCTGCTGCTGCACCCGGACATCCCGCGTAAACTCAATGACGATGCCCTGGCCCTGTACTTCAACTCTTTGTACGTTCCTGCTCCCCACACCATTGTTGCCGATGTCCACGAGTTGCTGCCGGCGCACTATCTGCTGATCACAGGGGAAACACTCACCCCTGTCCAGTACTGGCAACCTGAGTTGGCAGTTAACTGGAACATGCATGAACAGGAGGCGATCGAATCCTTTCTGTCTCTGTTTGAGCAGGCGGTTGCCGCCCGCATTGGAACCAACGAACAGCTCGGCGTGTTTTTGTCCGGAGGCATAGATTCCAGCGCGGTGACAGCCTTTGCAAGCCAGTACCATCGAGGCCGTTTGCAGAGTTTTTGTGTCGGCATGCGGGATGGCGCTGATGAGCGACCCTTTGCCCGCACAGTGGCTGATCTGTACCAGACCGACCACCAGGAGGTGTGCGTCACTGACCGGGTGGAAGATGTTGTGGTTAAGGTCTGTGCATACTTTGACGAGCCTTTTGGAGACTCTTCAGCAATCCCCACCTATCTGGCTGCCCGGGAGGCGGGCAGGCATGTCAGGGCTGTCCTGACCGGTGACGGGGCAGACGAGCTGTTTGCCGGCTATAACTACTACTTTGATCAACGGTATCTGTTTAATTCTCGAGTAGTCAGTAAGGTGGTCAGAGAAACTGATACGTTCTGTATGCAGAAGCTTGGACGTACCTGTGCCGACCGCCTCTATTCCCGTAAAGGGCATGATCGATCCTGGTCAAATTGGTATGGCATGCGCAGCATGCTGGATGATGAGACAGTGGCTGCCCTGCTTGGGCGGCCATTCACAGCCCCATCCACCTTTTTTTCCACCAGCGGCTGGTTGAACTTTCACGACCAGGATCCTTTGACCGTGGCCTTCAGCCATGATCTGCAGTTTTTCCTTCCCGGTGATCTGCTGAAAAAGGTAGATATGGCGTCCAAGAAAGCGAGTCTACAGTGTCGCAATCCCTTTCTTGACCATCGTTTGGTTGAGTTTGCCATGACCATCCCTCCCCACCTGAAGCTGCGCAATCGGGAGACAAAGTATCTTCTGAAACAGGCCCTGCAGGCATATCTGCCGTCTGAGGTGCTGTTCCGCCAAAAGCAGGGATTTGGCGCTCCGGTCGAGACGTGGCTGAAAAATCAGCTCCGTGAACTGGTGCAGGACAGCCTGGCCAAAGGGTGCCGGGCCGAGCAGTATCTGGATCGAACTGCCATGGATGATCTGCTGGTACGTTTTTATGAGCAGGGGGCAACTGATTATCGCCTGTGCTTCGGCCTGTGGATGTTGCTTATGTTTGAGCTCTGGCTGGTCAATCACTGGCACACGGTGTGA
- a CDS encoding glycosyltransferase family 2 protein produces the protein MAPKVSILMAAYNASQTIAETIECLLSQTFTDFELVVVDDGSTDTTKEIVDSFAQTDTRVKYIWQKNARHPAARNRGLQVCTGKYVTIIDADDLWTADKLARQMELMQDEDDLIVLTGNTIFYEENGERVWGHSTFPPPARDDRYTVFDILMIHMNQMVMFNTGLIPKEVFVRLGGYNEEILTAEDWELWLKTVVECRFKVIEEPLMFYRKHAQSYTSGTDLYVALLAHEEIIFNQYRWKYISKKELAAALFVRRIDTCAIYLYRKDLLRSMMTLGRSLRILRCWHKRELWLRVSEVVRLAFKKIAET, from the coding sequence ATGGCACCAAAGGTCAGTATACTTATGGCGGCATACAATGCTAGTCAGACGATTGCTGAGACGATCGAGTGTCTCCTGTCGCAAACATTCACCGACTTTGAGCTTGTTGTTGTTGATGACGGATCTACAGATACCACAAAGGAGATTGTCGACAGCTTTGCGCAGACTGACACAAGAGTGAAGTATATCTGGCAGAAAAATGCCAGGCACCCGGCAGCACGAAACAGAGGGTTACAGGTCTGTACCGGCAAGTATGTTACCATCATAGATGCCGATGACCTGTGGACCGCTGACAAACTTGCCCGACAGATGGAGCTCATGCAGGATGAAGATGACCTTATCGTCTTAACCGGCAACACCATATTTTATGAAGAAAATGGTGAAAGAGTCTGGGGGCACAGCACGTTTCCGCCTCCTGCCAGAGACGATCGGTATACGGTGTTTGATATACTTATGATTCATATGAACCAGATGGTGATGTTCAACACCGGCCTGATCCCTAAAGAGGTGTTTGTTCGCCTGGGTGGGTATAATGAGGAAATTCTGACGGCTGAGGATTGGGAGTTGTGGTTAAAGACCGTTGTTGAGTGCAGGTTCAAGGTTATTGAAGAACCTCTGATGTTTTACCGGAAACACGCTCAAAGTTATACTTCTGGAACAGATCTGTATGTTGCTCTACTCGCCCATGAAGAGATCATCTTCAATCAGTACCGATGGAAGTATATTTCAAAAAAAGAGCTGGCTGCCGCACTTTTTGTACGTCGCATAGATACCTGTGCAATTTATCTCTATCGTAAAGACCTTCTCAGATCAATGATGACGTTGGGTCGGTCGTTACGAATACTCCGATGCTGGCACAAACGGGAACTCTGGCTCAGGGTGTCTGAGGTGGTACGTTTGGCCTTTAAGAAAATTGCTGAAACATAA